A genome region from Oceanidesulfovibrio indonesiensis includes the following:
- a CDS encoding ABC transporter permease: MRHHLLVCMLGLLFVAPLVVLGLYSLGSGWAFPHLLPRRFDMRALEYLASEWRTVGFHLVSSVAYSLTTAVLTLALTIMPAHLFARRQFRGKVILEGVLLAPALVPAMTFSMGVHSMFIRAGLADTMTGVVLVLSTFTYPYMLRALVAGYQSFGEEYALCAQNLGADALTRLWRVELPLLLPSIVAGGSVVFLVAFSEYFLVFLIGGGRVPSFTGYLFPFLASSDLGMASMLTLVFFIAPLILFAVTELTVTRAYRRRGLY, translated from the coding sequence GTGAGGCATCATCTGCTGGTCTGCATGCTGGGGCTCTTATTCGTGGCGCCGCTGGTGGTGCTGGGGCTGTACTCCCTGGGTTCGGGATGGGCTTTCCCCCACCTGCTGCCCCGGCGGTTCGACATGCGGGCCCTGGAATACCTGGCAAGCGAATGGCGCACCGTGGGTTTCCACCTTGTCTCATCGGTTGCGTACTCCCTGACCACGGCCGTGCTCACGCTGGCGCTCACCATCATGCCGGCACACCTTTTCGCCAGGCGCCAATTCCGCGGCAAGGTCATTCTGGAAGGCGTCCTTCTCGCACCGGCCCTGGTGCCGGCCATGACCTTCTCCATGGGCGTTCACTCCATGTTCATCCGCGCAGGGCTTGCGGATACCATGACGGGCGTGGTGCTCGTGCTCTCCACGTTCACCTACCCGTACATGCTGCGTGCGTTGGTGGCCGGGTATCAATCCTTCGGGGAAGAGTACGCCCTGTGCGCGCAGAACCTGGGGGCCGACGCGCTGACGCGGCTGTGGCGTGTGGAATTGCCGCTGCTGTTGCCGTCCATCGTGGCGGGCGGGTCCGTGGTTTTTCTCGTGGCTTTTTCCGAATACTTTCTCGTGTTTCTCATCGGCGGCGGCCGCGTGCCGTCCTTCACAGGCTATCTTTTTCCCTTCCTCGCCTCATCCGATCTCGGAATGGCCTCCATGCTGACCCTCGTCTTTTTCATCGCGCCGCTGATCCTCTTCGCCGTTACGGAACTCACCGTCACGCGAGCCTACCGACGCCGGGGACTGTACTGA
- a CDS encoding ion channel produces MSSIPVRSGFVWRIVHSRTSGLITTHFAPLLFAGMMITGIVQDIWDLEAMYAQSPAPVVAIFMGIGLALGAAAHHISHRLAAHDTKSAWIIAGVGFAGGTLPVGLVLSAWILQAITVFTVLVVVLRVAHFLRTVATLIAPNRYPTWPQVGMMLYTYLSMLTAFTLINLAMDLLHTLHPSVTPAFNFITAGGSPLVNAFYFSVVVMTTLGFGDITPLTSLAKISVALQCLTSYVMFALLVGVAMRGVLSNEDE; encoded by the coding sequence ATGTCCAGCATTCCTGTGCGCAGCGGTTTCGTGTGGCGTATCGTGCATTCGCGTACGTCCGGCCTTATCACGACCCATTTTGCGCCGCTTCTCTTTGCTGGCATGATGATCACCGGCATTGTTCAGGATATCTGGGACCTGGAAGCGATGTACGCTCAATCTCCAGCTCCTGTAGTCGCCATTTTCATGGGCATCGGTCTGGCTCTCGGCGCGGCTGCGCATCATATTTCGCACAGGCTTGCCGCACACGACACGAAATCAGCATGGATTATTGCCGGTGTGGGGTTTGCCGGCGGCACGCTGCCTGTCGGCCTGGTGCTCTCCGCCTGGATTCTCCAGGCAATCACTGTGTTTACCGTTCTCGTCGTCGTGCTGCGGGTTGCACATTTTCTTCGCACCGTGGCAACCTTGATCGCCCCAAACAGATACCCGACCTGGCCGCAGGTTGGCATGATGCTGTACACGTACCTCTCCATGCTCACGGCCTTCACCCTCATCAACCTGGCCATGGATCTGCTGCACACCCTTCATCCCAGCGTGACTCCGGCCTTCAACTTCATAACAGCAGGCGGGTCCCCGCTGGTCAACGCCTTCTACTTCAGCGTTGTCGTCATGACCACGCTCGGCTTCGGCGACATCACTCCGCTCACCTCCCTGGCCAAGATATCTGTGGCCCTGCAATGTCTGACCAGCTACGTGATGTTCGCCCTGCTGGTAGGCGTCGCCATGCGCGGAGTGCTGAGCAATGAAGATGAATAG